The Candidatus Methylomirabilota bacterium genome segment CGCCCGCCCCCACCGCACGCTGGATCGCGTCCTGGCTTAGGGCTTCGCCCACGCCACGCCCCCTGACCGCCTCGTCGACCACTACATCCTCGATCCAGGCCCGTACGCCGGTCGGGATCCGGAAGACGACGAGCGTGAGCAGCCCAACGATTCGTCCATGGTCTCGCTCATCTCGGGCAATCAGCACCGTGCTCGCCGGCGCCTCTA includes the following:
- a CDS encoding GNAT family N-acetyltransferase — protein: MSSSGEGEIKVSAASGVDDELVAAFNRLIPQLSRSAAVPTPAAIREIVEAPASTVLIARDERDHGRIVGLLTLVVFRIPTGVRAWIEDVVVDEAVRGRGVGEALSQDAIQRAVGAG